The Sorangiineae bacterium MSr11367 genome window below encodes:
- a CDS encoding (2Fe-2S) ferredoxin domain-containing protein — translation MKAATFRPRVHFFVCCNRRENSPLGPGCSARGDAVYAALKRRVQQDGRIQSVWVTQTGCLGICPAKGATVAVYPEQAIATEVEPADVDELYAAAVGNGRV, via the coding sequence GTGAAAGCGGCCACGTTTCGTCCCAGAGTTCATTTCTTCGTGTGCTGCAACCGCCGGGAGAATTCCCCCCTCGGCCCGGGTTGCAGCGCACGGGGCGACGCCGTCTATGCCGCGCTCAAACGACGCGTGCAGCAAGACGGACGGATTCAATCGGTTTGGGTCACACAAACCGGTTGCCTAGGCATCTGTCCGGCCAAAGGGGCCACCGTGGCCGTCTACCCCGAGCAAGCGATCGCGACGGAGGTCGAGCCGGCCGACGTCGATGAGCTTTACGCGGCGGCGGTCGGAAACGGTCGCGTCTGA
- the cysE gene encoding serine O-acetyltransferase — MLRRAVRWMKDLPRKLSVIREDVQAVCDNDPAARSALEVILVYPGLHALWFHRVAHNLWDSGFYFGGRAVSHVNRFMTGIEIHPGARIGRRVVIDHGMGVVIGETAVVGDGCLLYKGVVLGGTMLTHEKRHPTLGKNVVVGSNACILGAIEIGDFARIGSGSVVIRPVPADATVVGVPARVIVPAKHRFDAALDHANLPDPISDMIRALAAQNERLRERLAKVEARLDIDNDERDNNVHLPYEGDELPPVDGG; from the coding sequence ATGCTGCGACGCGCCGTTCGCTGGATGAAAGACCTTCCGCGCAAGCTTTCCGTCATTCGGGAAGACGTCCAGGCCGTGTGCGACAACGATCCGGCCGCCCGCTCGGCGCTCGAGGTCATCCTCGTCTACCCGGGGCTCCACGCTTTGTGGTTCCACCGGGTCGCGCACAATCTCTGGGATTCGGGCTTTTACTTCGGCGGCCGCGCGGTCAGCCACGTGAACCGCTTCATGACGGGCATCGAGATTCACCCCGGCGCGCGCATCGGCCGGCGCGTGGTCATCGACCATGGGATGGGCGTCGTCATCGGCGAGACGGCGGTCGTCGGCGATGGCTGTCTTCTCTACAAGGGCGTGGTCCTCGGCGGGACCATGCTGACGCACGAGAAGCGCCACCCTACCTTGGGCAAGAACGTCGTCGTCGGGTCGAACGCGTGCATCCTCGGCGCCATCGAGATCGGCGATTTCGCGCGCATTGGCTCGGGCAGCGTGGTCATCCGCCCCGTTCCGGCCGATGCCACGGTGGTGGGCGTTCCCGCGCGGGTCATCGTACCGGCGAAGCATCGCTTCGATGCAGCGCTCGACCACGCGAACCTGCCCGACCCCATCAGCGACATGATCCGCGCCCTTGCCGCGCAGAACGAGCGGCTGCGCGAGCGCCTTGCCAAGGTGGAAGCGCGCCTCGACATCGACAACGACGAGCGCGACAACAACGTCCATTTGCCTTATGAGGGAGACGAACTTCCGCCCGTCGATGGTGGATGA
- a CDS encoding NUDIX hydrolase: protein MKTPPFTLPAPRLRKWTLSNTRSEGSFRVFDVLHHDVTDGNGASRRDVYTMACPDWSNVVAITPDDHVVLLWQYRFGSDALGLEVPGGVIEADETPEAGARRELLEETGYTAKDWALLTTVEPNPALSNNRCHMFVARGAELTHPTAWDEQEECEVSLAPVSHIAQLLDEGAITHSLVVVALERFLRSLR from the coding sequence ATGAAAACACCGCCCTTCACCTTGCCCGCCCCCCGCCTGAGGAAGTGGACCCTCTCCAACACGCGCTCCGAAGGCAGCTTCCGCGTGTTCGACGTCCTGCACCACGACGTCACCGATGGCAACGGGGCGTCGCGACGCGATGTGTACACGATGGCGTGCCCCGATTGGAGCAACGTCGTGGCCATCACGCCCGACGATCACGTCGTGCTGCTCTGGCAGTACCGCTTTGGAAGCGACGCGCTCGGGCTGGAGGTCCCCGGCGGGGTGATCGAGGCGGACGAAACGCCGGAGGCTGGCGCCCGCCGCGAGCTCCTCGAGGAGACGGGCTACACCGCGAAAGATTGGGCGCTGCTCACCACCGTCGAGCCGAACCCCGCGCTATCGAACAACCGGTGCCACATGTTCGTGGCCCGAGGGGCCGAGCTCACGCACCCCACGGCGTGGGACGAACAAGAGGAGTGCGAGGTGTCCCTCGCGCCGGTCTCGCACATCGCGCAGCTGCTCGACGAAGGCGCAATCACGCACTCCCTCGTCGTGGTCGCACTCGAGCGCTTCCTGCGGTCGCTGCGCTAA
- the smpB gene encoding SsrA-binding protein SmpB: protein MAKKKEAAEIKGEKLIVKNKKVFFDYSIEDHYEGGLVLLGGEVKSLRSGRVEMVDAFASVDRGELWLKQLTIAPTEQASAFPHEPRRPRKVLLHAREIDQIGKRIQRDGYTLVPIRLYFKNGFVKVELGLGKGKKTLDKRQDMARKTADREARAAIGRGRKGNV from the coding sequence ATGGCCAAGAAAAAAGAAGCCGCCGAAATCAAAGGCGAAAAGCTGATCGTGAAGAACAAGAAAGTGTTCTTCGACTACTCCATCGAGGACCACTACGAAGGCGGGCTCGTGCTTCTCGGCGGCGAGGTGAAATCACTCCGCAGCGGCCGTGTCGAAATGGTGGACGCCTTCGCCAGCGTCGACCGGGGCGAACTCTGGTTGAAGCAGCTGACCATCGCGCCCACCGAGCAAGCGAGCGCCTTCCCCCACGAGCCACGCCGTCCGCGCAAGGTGCTGCTGCACGCGCGCGAGATCGACCAGATCGGCAAGCGCATCCAGCGCGACGGGTACACGTTGGTGCCCATTCGTCTGTACTTCAAGAATGGGTTCGTGAAGGTCGAACTGGGGCTCGGCAAGGGCAAAAAGACCCTCGACAAGCGGCAGGACATGGCGCGCAAAACGGCAGACCGCGAGGCGCGCGCCGCCATTGGCCGCGGCCGCAAAGGAAACGTATGA
- a CDS encoding RDD family protein — protein sequence MMGEVVHAPLDTDVAIETPEHIVFRHRVAGPARRGLAYLIDVFVCYFTLFVVGIVVLLASGAGDIVDRMQHAPQTTTGMGVGLMLVLLFVVQWVYFVVWEAWKGTSLGKMALGLRVVTTTGRPIGFGGAALRNILRGADVLPIGYLVGFVTMLLTSRFQRLGDLTANTMVVMVDRARATAPVRLWPPAEPYELASIPDRVVLDAEERTAIELFLRRRGTLGPAREEELAAMMMDPLARRHGLHPQAPAAAVHGRPPPRASRLLALLYERAANAGRGEAPPSSRHETAGGRLSWR from the coding sequence ATGATGGGGGAAGTCGTGCACGCACCGCTCGATACCGACGTGGCCATCGAAACGCCCGAACACATCGTTTTTCGGCATCGGGTGGCAGGTCCAGCGCGGCGCGGCCTGGCGTATTTGATCGACGTCTTCGTCTGCTATTTCACGCTGTTCGTCGTGGGCATCGTGGTGCTCTTGGCGTCGGGCGCCGGCGACATCGTCGATCGCATGCAGCATGCACCGCAGACCACCACGGGCATGGGCGTTGGCTTGATGCTCGTGCTCCTGTTCGTGGTGCAGTGGGTCTACTTCGTCGTGTGGGAAGCGTGGAAGGGCACGAGCCTCGGCAAAATGGCCCTGGGGCTGCGCGTGGTCACCACCACGGGGCGGCCCATCGGCTTTGGCGGCGCGGCCTTGCGGAACATCTTGCGCGGGGCCGACGTGCTTCCCATCGGCTACCTCGTGGGCTTCGTCACCATGCTGCTCACATCGCGCTTTCAGCGGCTCGGGGACCTGACGGCGAACACGATGGTCGTCATGGTCGATCGCGCACGCGCCACCGCGCCGGTGCGACTCTGGCCGCCCGCCGAGCCATACGAATTGGCGAGCATTCCCGATCGCGTGGTGCTCGATGCCGAGGAGCGCACGGCCATCGAGCTCTTTCTGCGGCGGCGCGGAACGCTGGGGCCTGCACGCGAGGAGGAACTCGCGGCGATGATGATGGACCCGCTGGCCCGCCGGCACGGGCTCCACCCGCAGGCGCCGGCCGCGGCGGTGCATGGCAGGCCGCCGCCGAGGGCTTCGCGGCTTCTCGCGTTGCTCTACGAGCGCGCGGCCAATGCGGGACGCGGCGAGGCGCCGCCATCGTCACGGCACGAGACGGCCGGAGGGCGGCTTTCGTGGCGCTGA
- a CDS encoding GFA family protein: MKRERLRIVAGADAITAYASSEHVRRSFCSRCGSSLFFEDDKAPDLIDVTLGTLDDEPEAKPSVHIFFVDKAAWEDVPEDGLPRFDQSYPREMPPDPDPGKAREGGAP; the protein is encoded by the coding sequence ATGAAGCGGGAACGCCTGCGCATCGTGGCGGGCGCGGACGCGATCACCGCGTACGCCTCGAGCGAGCACGTGCGGCGCTCGTTCTGTTCGCGTTGTGGCTCGTCGCTCTTCTTCGAAGACGACAAGGCGCCCGATCTCATCGACGTGACCTTGGGCACCTTGGACGACGAGCCCGAGGCGAAACCGTCGGTCCACATCTTCTTCGTCGACAAGGCGGCCTGGGAAGACGTCCCCGAGGACGGGCTTCCACGCTTCGACCAGTCGTACCCACGCGAGATGCCGCCCGACCCGGACCCAGGTAAGGCTAGAGAAGGCGGCGCGCCTTGA
- a CDS encoding stage II sporulation protein M, whose product MALTSHVTEAAFVERRNQDWAELERLTQRAANKNVSALEVQEVTRISPLYRDICADLARAQAARYSAPLVDYLHALTASAHSVLYALPPRPRFTFSLRGKKSALLAFPRAVRAHWPTMLLAAFLFFGPFLFGAIASIAEPSFAFRVVPESQLRPLVDGYAKGFSAGRQAGEGAMMAGFYVNNNVGIALRCFATGIFGGLGSAFYLVQNGLAIGAILGYVASQGAGGNLLLFIIGHSAFELGAIVIAGGAGMSLGWSIIAPGTKTRLASLQSAGRDVAVIVSGAAVMLLIAAAIEAFWSASSMPAGVKVAFGVLWLLVVLSYIFLAGQGEPWERT is encoded by the coding sequence GTGGCGCTGACGTCGCACGTCACGGAGGCCGCGTTCGTCGAACGGCGCAACCAAGATTGGGCCGAACTCGAGCGCCTCACCCAGCGCGCCGCGAACAAGAACGTCAGCGCGCTCGAGGTGCAGGAGGTCACGCGCATCTCGCCGCTGTACCGCGACATCTGCGCCGATCTGGCACGCGCCCAAGCTGCCCGCTACAGCGCGCCGCTGGTCGACTACCTGCACGCGCTCACGGCGAGTGCGCACTCGGTGCTGTACGCCCTGCCGCCGCGCCCCCGCTTCACATTTTCGCTACGTGGCAAGAAAAGCGCGCTCCTCGCCTTCCCGCGCGCGGTGCGAGCCCATTGGCCGACCATGCTCTTGGCGGCGTTCCTCTTTTTCGGGCCGTTCCTCTTCGGGGCCATCGCCTCCATCGCGGAGCCGAGCTTCGCCTTCCGCGTGGTGCCCGAGTCGCAGCTTCGCCCGCTGGTCGACGGCTACGCCAAGGGATTTTCCGCCGGGCGCCAGGCCGGCGAAGGCGCCATGATGGCGGGCTTCTACGTGAACAACAACGTGGGCATCGCCCTGCGGTGCTTTGCCACGGGCATCTTCGGGGGCCTGGGGTCCGCTTTTTACTTGGTGCAGAACGGCCTCGCCATTGGCGCCATCCTTGGATACGTGGCCTCGCAAGGCGCCGGCGGCAATCTGCTTCTGTTCATCATCGGCCATAGCGCGTTCGAGCTCGGGGCCATCGTCATCGCCGGCGGGGCGGGCATGTCGCTCGGCTGGTCCATCATCGCGCCGGGCACCAAGACGAGGCTCGCCTCGCTGCAATCGGCGGGGCGCGACGTCGCCGTCATCGTGAGCGGCGCGGCGGTGATGCTCCTCATTGCGGCGGCCATCGAGGCCTTCTGGTCGGCGTCGAGCATGCCAGCCGGCGTCAAAGTGGCCTTCGGCGTGCTCTGGCTCCTGGTGGTGCTCTCGTACATCTTTCTCGCGGGCCAGGGCGAGCCTTGGGAGCGCACATGA
- a CDS encoding MoxR family ATPase, with protein sequence MDAEQFRSTYDRIRQQMSKVIVGQEELVHGVLVATLAQGHALVEGAPGLGKTLVARTLGVVSRCVFKRIQFTPDLMPSDVTGSSVFDRTTGSFTFVAGPIFTQLLLADEINRAPAKTQSALLEAMQDRQVTVDGHSRPLPLPFVVVATQNPVESQGTYPLPEAQLDRFLVKLTVLDPPREVEEKIVLFHARGFDPTDLSRLEPVTSPDELLNMQRYAAQVRVDEAIIAYIVDLVRRTREDRAIELGASPRASIALLKTAQVIAASSGRDFVTPDDVKPMIAPVLRHRVMLHPDAQLQGVTADDRILDIVRSAPVPRVG encoded by the coding sequence ATGGACGCCGAGCAATTTCGAAGCACGTACGACCGCATCAGGCAGCAGATGTCCAAGGTCATCGTCGGCCAGGAGGAGCTCGTCCATGGCGTGCTCGTGGCGACGCTCGCGCAAGGGCACGCGCTGGTGGAAGGCGCGCCCGGGCTGGGCAAAACCCTGGTCGCGCGTACCTTGGGGGTGGTGTCGCGATGCGTGTTCAAGCGCATTCAGTTCACGCCCGACTTGATGCCCAGCGACGTGACCGGCTCCTCGGTGTTCGACCGCACCACGGGCAGCTTCACCTTCGTGGCCGGCCCGATTTTCACGCAGCTTCTCCTCGCCGACGAGATCAACCGCGCGCCGGCGAAGACGCAGTCGGCGTTGCTCGAGGCCATGCAGGACCGGCAGGTCACCGTCGATGGACATTCGCGGCCGCTCCCCCTGCCCTTCGTGGTGGTGGCCACGCAGAACCCCGTGGAGTCGCAGGGCACGTACCCGCTCCCCGAGGCGCAGCTCGATCGCTTTCTGGTGAAGCTCACCGTGCTCGATCCGCCGCGTGAGGTGGAGGAGAAGATCGTGCTCTTTCACGCGCGCGGCTTCGACCCGACGGATCTGTCGCGCCTGGAGCCGGTGACCTCGCCCGACGAGCTGCTGAACATGCAGCGCTACGCCGCGCAGGTGCGCGTGGACGAGGCCATCATCGCGTACATCGTCGATCTCGTGCGGCGCACGCGCGAGGATCGGGCCATCGAGCTGGGAGCATCGCCGCGAGCCTCCATCGCGCTGCTCAAGACGGCCCAGGTCATCGCGGCGAGCTCGGGGCGCGACTTCGTGACGCCCGACGACGTGAAGCCCATGATCGCCCCGGTGCTGCGCCACCGCGTGATGCTGCACCCCGATGCGCAGCTCCAAGGTGTGACGGCCGACGATCGCATTCTGGACATCGTGCGCAGTGCACCCGTGCCGCGGGTCGGCTAG
- a CDS encoding S1 RNA-binding domain-containing protein: MEAKEAKSGEGGAEAKPGGDRAKKDNNKKKKAKKDRPAKEARERPAFNVGDVVFGKILEVSDDAIFVDLSGKGRAVFDKLELLLPEDVADQIEDEARRAEARAEAIISGRDPDAAEAAAAANHAAKEAAKATGEATGTEAAPAAEPGAEASEPALTNGAGENHAEHRRIVQSRPPEGDAPAAVEAEAAPVAEGAEAPAAAAESDVVEGGEAAAASESSGTAESADPGEGGGEPGTPGVVQLPRVVLEAGAPFVGVVHNDGGRGGLVVLTHHPKRASKAKPQVAAAFKQKNEIFGLVTGVIKGGVEVDVDGVRAFAPGSHMDLRLGADLHPLVGRRLAFFVTQYGKRGRDVVLSRRALLEAEAKVTREAALAKIQPGTTVTGTVRSVVQFGAFIDIGGVEGLVPLTEMSHNRGDTPSDVFKVGAQVEVKILRIDEKHKVWLSRRATIPDPWGAVAEKYAFGTRHTGKVVRLQPFGAFVELEPGVDGLIHTADLAIQRIEHPSEVVKVGDAIEVVVASLDPGSHRIGLHPAPTGPAADEAPQRVQLHKVVKVQVVSIETGGLTVRVLGATGRHARGFIPAGGTGTPRGTDLRKQFPPGHTLDAKVIEMDPKRSEIKLSIRAMQEESERSAYQQYRQQVKREAKFGTFADLLAKRGPTQK; encoded by the coding sequence GTGGAAGCGAAAGAGGCGAAGTCCGGTGAGGGCGGCGCCGAGGCCAAGCCCGGTGGCGACAGGGCCAAGAAGGACAACAACAAGAAAAAGAAGGCGAAGAAGGATCGCCCTGCCAAAGAAGCGCGCGAGCGTCCTGCGTTCAACGTGGGCGACGTCGTCTTCGGCAAGATCCTCGAGGTCAGCGACGACGCCATCTTCGTCGACCTCTCCGGGAAGGGCCGGGCCGTCTTCGACAAGCTCGAGTTGCTGCTGCCCGAGGACGTGGCCGATCAAATCGAAGACGAGGCCCGTCGTGCGGAAGCGCGCGCCGAGGCGATCATCTCCGGTCGCGATCCCGACGCCGCCGAGGCGGCCGCTGCCGCGAACCACGCCGCCAAGGAAGCTGCGAAGGCCACTGGCGAGGCGACCGGGACCGAGGCGGCCCCTGCCGCCGAGCCGGGCGCCGAGGCTTCCGAGCCTGCGCTGACCAACGGCGCGGGTGAAAACCATGCGGAGCATCGCCGCATCGTGCAGTCGCGTCCGCCGGAAGGCGACGCTCCTGCCGCGGTCGAGGCGGAAGCTGCCCCGGTTGCAGAAGGTGCGGAAGCGCCGGCTGCTGCTGCGGAAAGCGACGTTGTCGAAGGCGGCGAGGCTGCTGCAGCCTCGGAGTCTTCCGGCACGGCCGAATCGGCCGATCCTGGAGAGGGCGGCGGCGAGCCGGGTACGCCGGGTGTCGTTCAGCTACCGCGCGTGGTGCTCGAAGCGGGCGCACCGTTCGTCGGCGTCGTGCACAACGACGGCGGCCGCGGCGGGCTCGTGGTGCTCACGCACCATCCGAAGCGCGCCTCCAAGGCCAAGCCGCAGGTGGCCGCGGCGTTCAAGCAGAAGAACGAGATTTTCGGTCTCGTCACCGGCGTCATCAAGGGCGGTGTCGAGGTCGACGTGGACGGCGTTCGTGCCTTCGCGCCGGGTTCGCACATGGACCTGCGTCTCGGTGCCGACCTGCATCCGCTGGTCGGGCGTCGCCTGGCGTTCTTCGTCACGCAATACGGCAAGCGCGGGCGCGACGTGGTGCTTTCGCGCCGCGCGTTGCTCGAGGCCGAGGCGAAGGTCACGCGCGAGGCAGCCCTCGCGAAGATCCAGCCCGGCACGACGGTGACCGGTACGGTCCGCAGCGTCGTTCAATTCGGTGCGTTCATCGACATCGGCGGCGTCGAAGGCTTGGTGCCGCTCACCGAGATGAGCCACAACCGAGGTGACACGCCTTCGGACGTCTTCAAGGTCGGTGCCCAGGTCGAGGTGAAGATCCTTCGCATCGACGAAAAGCACAAAGTGTGGCTCTCGCGCCGCGCGACCATTCCCGATCCGTGGGGCGCAGTGGCCGAGAAGTACGCCTTCGGCACACGGCACACGGGCAAGGTGGTGCGTCTGCAGCCGTTCGGCGCCTTCGTGGAGCTCGAGCCGGGTGTCGACGGCCTCATTCACACGGCGGATCTCGCGATTCAGCGCATCGAGCATCCGAGCGAGGTGGTGAAGGTCGGCGATGCGATCGAGGTGGTGGTTGCCTCGCTCGATCCGGGCTCACACCGCATCGGCCTGCATCCGGCTCCGACCGGGCCCGCCGCGGACGAAGCTCCGCAGCGCGTGCAGCTGCACAAGGTCGTCAAAGTGCAGGTCGTCTCGATCGAGACGGGCGGCCTCACGGTGCGCGTGCTGGGCGCCACGGGTCGTCATGCCCGCGGCTTCATCCCGGCCGGCGGCACCGGCACCCCGCGCGGTACCGATCTGCGCAAGCAGTTCCCGCCGGGTCACACGCTCGATGCCAAGGTCATCGAGATGGACCCGAAGCGCTCCGAGATCAAACTCTCGATCCGCGCGATGCAGGAAGAGAGCGAGCGCAGCGCTTACCAGCAGTACCGGCAGCAGGTGAAGCGAGAGGCCAAGTTCGGCACCTTCGCGGATCTGTTGGCCAAGCGCGGGCCCACGCAGAAGTAG
- a CDS encoding Smr/MutS family protein: MAKKPKAPDGPFSGLRELRDKMVQEEKQAKEEKQKKAAPKAAPRPASSSSASGRSKAPSNNPEEDALAFHRLVAGVTPLDQTRGRVARAAHGRDEPKQPRPDPREAIRQEVDEVHEHLRALVEGGTRFEVSDDGRHVEGRRIDVPADWVRRLRRGSLPIDATLDLHGQRAGEAKSTLEAFLQTMRERGERCVLVVHGKGEHSPGGLGVLRGEIGAWLSQGSSSTHVAAFASAHEEDGGTGAVYVLLRR, encoded by the coding sequence ATGGCGAAAAAGCCTAAGGCGCCCGACGGGCCCTTCTCCGGACTGCGCGAACTTCGCGACAAGATGGTGCAGGAGGAGAAGCAAGCGAAGGAGGAGAAGCAGAAAAAGGCCGCGCCAAAGGCCGCGCCGCGCCCGGCATCCTCTTCTTCCGCTTCGGGGCGCTCCAAAGCCCCCTCGAACAACCCCGAGGAGGACGCGCTCGCGTTCCACCGGCTGGTCGCCGGGGTCACGCCGCTCGATCAAACGCGCGGCCGGGTTGCTCGGGCGGCCCACGGCCGCGACGAGCCGAAACAGCCGCGCCCCGACCCGCGCGAAGCCATCCGCCAGGAGGTGGACGAGGTGCACGAGCACTTACGCGCCCTGGTCGAAGGCGGAACGCGCTTCGAGGTGTCCGACGACGGCCGGCACGTGGAAGGACGGCGCATCGACGTGCCCGCGGATTGGGTCCGCCGCCTCCGGCGCGGGTCGCTGCCCATCGATGCGACCCTCGACCTGCACGGCCAGCGGGCGGGTGAAGCGAAAAGCACCCTGGAAGCCTTCCTCCAGACGATGCGCGAGCGCGGCGAGCGGTGCGTGCTCGTCGTACACGGCAAGGGCGAGCACTCACCGGGCGGGCTCGGCGTGCTGCGCGGCGAGATCGGCGCGTGGCTTTCGCAGGGAAGCTCGAGCACGCATGTCGCGGCCTTTGCCAGCGCCCATGAAGAGGATGGTGGCACGGGCGCCGTCTATGTTCTCCTACGCCGGTGA
- a CDS encoding DUF58 domain-containing protein — MVPTQRLTALLFFIAAVALVAGFVSQVRPALMALDAVAVVAALLDAALAFGRRVQAERQTAAIFSVGRANPVTITLRNRSGRTLSGTVSDDPLDDCETKDLPSRFLLPPHAEVHLRYEVHPTRRGPRDFRGVTVRYGSILGLVARQERIELPAHVDIFPDVHAARSLELLRRQGRQDARLGSLRVRGGDTEFERLRPYQRGDEARHIDWRAFARRDDPTVRQYQAESNQNVVFALDVGRAMRGTSKGLSSVDHALNAALLAADVALRGGDKAGMIAFDDAPRTFVPPMGGRAGGRKLTRATYALEAGFAATDYHAAISFLQTQVRARSLFILFTNLLDPRSAKELASAVRGLLPRHLPLCVLMRDRDVEDLATAPADTAHDLYVRAAAAEALAWRDGLIRTLRNSGVLVLDVFPDDVTPELVKGYLEIKARRLL, encoded by the coding sequence GTGGTTCCGACCCAACGACTCACCGCGCTTCTCTTTTTCATCGCCGCCGTGGCGTTGGTGGCGGGGTTCGTGTCCCAGGTTCGCCCCGCGCTGATGGCGCTGGATGCCGTCGCGGTGGTGGCGGCGCTGCTCGATGCCGCGCTCGCCTTCGGGCGGCGCGTGCAGGCCGAGCGCCAGACGGCGGCGATTTTCTCGGTGGGACGTGCCAACCCGGTGACCATCACCTTGCGCAACCGCAGCGGGCGCACGTTGAGCGGCACCGTGTCCGACGATCCGCTGGACGACTGCGAGACGAAGGATCTGCCGTCGCGGTTTCTTCTGCCGCCGCACGCCGAGGTGCACCTGCGCTACGAGGTGCACCCCACGCGGCGTGGCCCGCGTGACTTTCGCGGGGTGACCGTGCGCTATGGCTCCATCCTCGGCTTGGTGGCGCGCCAAGAGCGCATCGAGCTGCCGGCGCACGTCGATATTTTCCCCGACGTGCACGCGGCGCGTTCGCTGGAGCTCTTGCGCCGCCAAGGTCGGCAGGACGCGCGACTCGGTTCGCTGCGCGTGCGCGGCGGCGACACGGAGTTCGAGCGGCTGCGTCCCTATCAGCGCGGCGACGAGGCGCGGCACATCGACTGGCGCGCCTTCGCGCGGCGCGACGATCCGACGGTGCGGCAGTACCAGGCCGAGTCGAACCAAAACGTGGTCTTCGCGTTGGACGTAGGCCGTGCGATGCGCGGCACGTCGAAGGGTCTCAGCAGCGTCGACCACGCCCTCAACGCGGCGCTTCTCGCGGCGGATGTTGCGCTGCGCGGCGGCGACAAGGCCGGGATGATCGCCTTCGACGATGCGCCGCGCACCTTCGTTCCACCCATGGGAGGCCGCGCAGGGGGCCGAAAGCTCACGCGCGCAACCTATGCGCTGGAGGCGGGCTTCGCGGCCACGGACTACCACGCGGCCATCTCGTTTCTGCAGACGCAGGTGCGGGCGCGTTCGCTGTTCATCCTTTTCACGAACCTGCTCGACCCGCGTTCGGCGAAGGAGCTCGCCTCCGCGGTCCGAGGCCTGCTCCCGCGCCACCTGCCGCTCTGCGTGCTCATGCGCGATCGCGACGTGGAAGATCTCGCGACCGCGCCCGCCGACACGGCGCACGACCTCTATGTGCGCGCCGCCGCCGCCGAAGCCCTCGCGTGGCGCGATGGCCTCATCCGCACCTTGCGAAACTCGGGGGTGCTCGTGCTCGACGTCTTCCCCGACGACGTCACCCCCGAGCTCGTGAAAGGCTACCTAGAAATCAAGGCGCGCCGCCTTCTCTAG
- a CDS encoding protein kinase, translating to MAWSNSPPAKSSADAKSDPPRRPTIALPGERQVFLGERLGRGNASVVLSGVLESAQGIRRRVAVKVIDAVAHDEQEQVLPDILEALQQSAQVNHPNVATIYEVTMEGHAPVVLSELIEGRTLEAFIDAYARVGRKIPPDLALFIVTEIAEGLAGARDARTLEGALLNLIHGEPSARDVLISWNGEVKITDFGLAQATRIASGVRNIRSFARRAATLSPEVAKGRRPDARSDVFAVGMILREMLVGPRWPESINDQDAFARVRAGDMDMDVLAPRLYEPIAAILTRALEVEPANRFPHAGALAFELRRASLPLGVGDNRIFLQHAMRDIFTSDDDTEIEPDKTAPARHSRR from the coding sequence ATGGCCTGGTCGAATTCGCCCCCCGCCAAATCTTCTGCCGACGCCAAGAGCGATCCGCCGCGCCGGCCCACGATCGCGCTTCCGGGGGAGCGGCAGGTCTTCCTCGGGGAGCGCCTCGGGCGGGGCAACGCTTCGGTCGTGCTCTCGGGCGTCCTGGAATCGGCGCAGGGCATCCGCCGGCGGGTCGCGGTGAAGGTCATCGACGCGGTGGCGCACGACGAGCAAGAGCAGGTGCTGCCGGACATCTTGGAGGCCTTGCAGCAGTCGGCGCAGGTGAATCATCCCAATGTGGCCACGATCTACGAGGTCACGATGGAGGGGCACGCGCCCGTGGTCCTCAGCGAACTCATCGAAGGTCGCACGTTGGAGGCCTTCATCGATGCGTATGCGCGCGTCGGGCGGAAAATCCCGCCGGATCTCGCGCTGTTCATCGTCACCGAGATCGCCGAAGGCCTCGCCGGCGCCCGCGATGCGCGCACCCTCGAGGGCGCGCTCCTCAATTTGATCCATGGCGAGCCGTCGGCGCGGGACGTTCTCATTTCGTGGAACGGTGAAGTGAAGATCACCGACTTCGGGCTCGCGCAGGCCACGCGCATCGCATCGGGCGTGCGCAACATCCGCTCGTTCGCTCGCCGCGCGGCCACGCTCTCTCCCGAGGTGGCCAAGGGCCGCCGCCCCGATGCGCGCTCCGACGTGTTCGCCGTCGGGATGATCCTGCGCGAGATGCTCGTGGGCCCGCGCTGGCCGGAGTCGATCAACGACCAAGATGCCTTTGCCCGCGTCCGCGCCGGCGACATGGATATGGACGTGCTAGCGCCGAGGCTCTACGAGCCCATCGCGGCGATTCTCACGCGCGCGCTGGAGGTGGAGCCGGCCAACCGCTTCCCGCATGCGGGTGCGCTGGCCTTCGAGCTGCGGCGCGCGAGCTTGCCGCTCGGTGTCGGCGACAATCGGATCTTCTTGCAGCACGCGATGCGGGACATCTTCACCTCGGACGATGACACCGAGATCGAGCCGGACAAGACCGCACCGGCGCGCCATAGTCGTCGTTGA